The Borrelia sp. HM sequence GTATAATTGGATTTAGAAAACTTGCTTTAAAAAATTTATAAAAATTTGTTAAAAACATAGCAAATGATACAAATATTGTAAATAGGAATAGTCCAGTTACAGAATCGTTTTTTCTTTGAAGATATTTATCTATGTAAAATTTTGTTTGATCTATTTCGATAATCTTGTATTCACTAGGACTGTAGTAAAAAAATATATCATCAGATTTAGAATATATTGTTTTATCCATATCTTTAATTATGAGTATAAAGGGATACATTTCTTTAATATAGTTTTTTTCAGTTGTTATTGATATGTTTTTTATAATATTAAATTCTTGTTTCTCTGGAATTGTGTTTGCAAAACCTGAACTTGAGAATATTATGAAAAATATGAATGGAATTAATAAACTTATTGAAAATGTTCTAGCAAATGCAATTAATATTAAATTTTTATCTTTTGAATTATAATAAATTTCTATCATTAGGTCGTTAAATCTAAGTAGTCTTAGAAATCTTAATTTTAAAAGTGAGAGTATAATTGGACTTAGAATTGTTTCATGAGGATTAATTATATTTTTAATTTGATGAGAACTATAAAATATTAAAGGAACTAGGCAATGTATTAAATCAAAGAATAAATTGTTTCTTATATATATTTGTAATGTTTGTGATAAATAAGCTTTTGATATTTTATAGATAAAAATTAAGATCAATATTAAATCAAATAAGAATCCAATAAATATTAGTGCAAATCGAATCTTGTATGGTAAAAAAAGTATGATTGATAATTCCTCTATTAAAAATCCAAGTATTGAAGCAATCAAAGCAGCTTTAAAAAAATTTGAGAGTATCTTTACCATTTATTTTTCCTAGCTATTTCTAGAAGTTCTTTAATAATTCTTGGATCATATTCTTTTGAGTTTGATTGTTTTATTGAGAACCAGCTCTCATCATATCCTATGAATCCTTGTGTCTTATTATTTTTAATGTTTGGAATTTTAGTTCTGTTTGCAAAAACAGATATTAATGTTGCAATTGGTGACATATTATTTAGATTTTCATATCTAAATAGACTTTGAGTTATTAATTTAGTTGTGGTGTTGTCTAAAAATTCAATTTCTTGGCTGATTAATTTTGATATATTTTCAATATTTGTTGAAATTAATTTCACCTCTTTTTCAATATAAAATTTGATTATTAAAACCCTCAATAGTAGTAATATTTTTAAGTAGTTTTTTACAATTTTTGAAGAATTAAGAATATCATTTTCTTTTTTTATTAGGTATATTGTATAAGAATTTTTGTCTTCAAAAAGTTTGTTTACATAAAATGTTATATGTCCACTACTTATAGAATTAAAATTGTATAAAAATTCTTTTCTAAAGTAAGGATTTGCTTTAATAGAATGAAATATTAGTTCTAAATTATGTTTGTTGAATTCTTTTCTAAAAAGGTCTTTTACGAGGTTAAGATCAATAGAATCGATATTTGACAAAATAATAGGATTAAGTATGATGTCTGTTTTTTTTTTAACGTATTGAATAAGTAAATCAGCATCAGATTTAAAGTTTTCATCTATAAATGTTGAAATTGTTTTTTTATTTTCTTCTAGATATTTGATTATTTCAATTTCTTTTTCAAATACTGATAAACCCTTGATGCTTGTATGATTAAATAAATAATGATACAAGTGCGGGAAATATACCTTTAAATTCATTTGATTATTTCCAGAAGTTCAGATGGACTATTGAGGATATATTTTGCTCCATTTTCTTTAAGTTCATCTCTTGTTCTAAATCCCCATGAAACTCCTATGGGTAAGAATCCGGCATTTTTAGCAGTCATCATATCAATATCGCTGTCTCCAATATATGCTATTTCTTCTGGTATAAGATTTAATTCTATTATCATATCAAGTGCATTTGCAGGATTTGGTTTTGCTTCAAATCTTGATGAATAACCTCTGATTTCAAAAAAGTTTATATCTTTAAATATATTTTTTGTTACTATTAAGAGTTCTTCATGGTTTTTGTTGCTTAAAATACCAACAGGAATTTTAAGTGAATTTAGAGTTTTTAAAAGTTCTGGTATTCCATCATATACTCTTGTTTTGGAAAAGATATT is a genomic window containing:
- a CDS encoding HAD family hydrolase, translated to MKIKACIFDMDGTLINSIMDIAISMNWALKKLGYNEIKTDEYKTFVGGGYSKLVDNTLKHLQINLNDNQFKDNLYQEFVKAYNQNIFSKTRVYDGIPELLKTLNSLKIPVGILSNKNHEELLIVTKNIFKDINFFEIRGYSSRFEAKPNPANALDMIIELNLIPEEIAYIGDSDIDMMTAKNAGFLPIGVSWGFRTRDELKENGAKYILNSPSELLEIIK